From the Terriglobia bacterium genome, one window contains:
- a CDS encoding YpdA family putative bacillithiol disulfide reductase, with product MTSTLFDVGIIGAGPAGLACGIEAKKSGLSHIIFDKGCVVNALAHFPVNMMFFTTPELLEIGDLPLVSSHEKPSRLEGLKYYRRAVETYHLNVHQYERVEGVSGSDGDFSIHTRERLGHSSMYKARKMIVATGYYDNPNRLGIPGEDLPKVSHYYTEAHPFFNQEVAVIGGRNSAVEAALDLFRNGSHVTLIYRGAGFSSSVKYWIKPDIENRVKRGEVKTHFNTQVIAIKPDAVVVENSNGREELPNDFVFALTGYRPDESFLRSLGIELNPLDLKPTIDPNTFETNVPGIHMAGANVAGLKNNEIFIENGRFHGKMILQSIARSLRG from the coding sequence ATGACCTCGACCTTGTTTGACGTGGGCATTATTGGCGCTGGACCTGCGGGCCTCGCCTGCGGCATCGAAGCCAAGAAATCAGGACTCAGTCACATCATCTTTGACAAGGGTTGCGTCGTCAATGCCCTCGCCCATTTTCCGGTCAACATGATGTTTTTTACGACCCCCGAACTGCTCGAAATCGGGGATTTGCCGCTGGTATCCTCGCATGAAAAGCCCTCCCGGCTGGAAGGTCTGAAGTACTACCGGCGCGCCGTGGAGACCTACCACCTCAACGTGCATCAATATGAAAGAGTAGAGGGAGTGTCGGGGAGCGATGGAGACTTTAGTATTCACACCCGGGAACGGCTGGGTCATAGCAGCATGTACAAGGCCCGCAAAATGATCGTGGCAACAGGTTACTACGACAATCCGAACCGGCTGGGGATCCCCGGCGAAGACCTCCCCAAGGTGTCGCACTATTACACGGAAGCCCACCCCTTCTTCAACCAGGAGGTGGCCGTGATCGGAGGCCGCAACTCCGCGGTTGAGGCGGCCCTGGATTTGTTTCGAAATGGCTCCCATGTGACCCTGATTTACCGCGGCGCAGGGTTCAGCAGCTCAGTCAAGTACTGGATCAAACCCGACATCGAAAACCGCGTGAAGCGGGGTGAGGTCAAGACCCATTTTAATACTCAGGTGATCGCCATCAAGCCGGACGCTGTCGTCGTCGAGAATTCCAATGGGCGAGAAGAGCTCCCAAACGATTTCGTGTTTGCCCTGACGGGCTATCGGCCGGACGAATCCTTCCTGCGGTCTCTGGGGATTGAACTGAACCCCCTCGATTTGAAACCCACGATCGATCCGAACACATTTGAAACGAATGTCCCCGGCATCCACATGGCGGGAGCGAATGTCGCGGGACTCAAGAACAATGAAATCTTCATCGAAAACGGACGGTTTCACGGAAAAATGATCCTCCAATCCATCGCCCGTTCACTGCGAGGCTGA
- a CDS encoding GatB/YqeY domain-containing protein — protein MTLQERIQKDIQDAMRAKDSLRLDALRMMKSAVKNKEVEKIKPLDENECLQVFATLIKQRKDSIEQFTKGGRLDLAAKEAAEIKVIEEYMPAAATAEEVEKAVAEAIAETGASSIKDMGGVMKAAMAKFTGKPVDGKVVSELVRRRLSS, from the coding sequence ATGACATTACAGGAACGCATTCAAAAAGACATTCAGGACGCCATGCGCGCAAAGGATTCTCTGCGGCTGGATGCCCTGCGCATGATGAAGTCGGCCGTCAAGAACAAAGAGGTCGAAAAAATAAAGCCCCTCGACGAGAATGAATGTCTCCAAGTGTTCGCCACGCTGATCAAGCAACGCAAAGACTCCATCGAGCAGTTTACCAAGGGTGGACGGCTGGATCTGGCCGCCAAAGAGGCCGCCGAAATTAAAGTCATCGAGGAGTACATGCCCGCCGCGGCGACCGCGGAGGAGGTGGAGAAGGCAGTGGCAGAAGCGATCGCGGAAACGGGTGCTTCTTCCATCAAAGACATGGGTGGAGTGATGAAAGCGGCGATGGCGAAATTCACGGGTAAACCCGTGGACGGAAAAGTGGTAAGCGAGCTGGTGCGCCGGAGATTGAGTTCCTGA